The nucleotide sequence ttagacgGCTTGTTTAGTGTCAGAAGAAGCTTAACGTGACTGTGTTTGGCTATCTGTGATATTTACCTTATTTGTTTATCCGACGTGCGTTGAAATTGTCCTCTTCCGGAGATTCCGAGATGATGGCGGGCTGGTTCCTGCTGGGGACCTAAAACAGAAAGAAAAGTTAGTTGAGTGGGTTGTATATGTCTCGCCTTCGGGTGAGTCGTTTCAGTTGTgacaattctgttgaccacaaGGTActggttttaaatttctatgtTGGGTGGAGTTGATGTGAGATGAGAGAGCGTGAGATTGTGGAGGATGGCTCTCCTGGTGTGCCGGGGGTTGGTCACCGCGGAGGAAGGTCTGGGTGCGGTACCGCCTTGGCAACGGTCACTTGTGTCCGTCTCTTGAGGGACTGCCGAACGGAAACGTAAGTCTGCCCCTACTGTCGTCAAGGCTTCTGGTAGCTATAAACGCTGAGCAGGGCTGAGATGGCAGAGGGAGGGCCTTTGGGCACCGAGCGGCTACGTGGAGGGTAGGTGTGTGCCCTCGGGGGAGGGTTCGAGGGGTCGTGCCGGGGGTTTGGTCGTGGCCTGGACTGGATGCCGCGGGGGTGGTCGTCGGTGCGGTGGCGAGTCGTCCTGGGTGAGTATGGCGGGAAGGTGTGAATTAATTGTTGTCCTGCGTTGGTCTTAGTCAGTGTAGCTCAGGTGAGTCGGCAGTGGTTTCCTGGTGCGTGGGGCCCCGCCTCCACGTGGCAGGGATGGTAACTTCTCCCTTCGGGGAGAAGGCAAAGTGGCCGAGTATATATGAGAGGAGAGATTGAAGCGGCTATGGGCAATGCCCTGGTACCGCACGTTGTGTTGAGTCTGTGTTGTGTGTGTGTCAGGTGACAACGACAAAAACCGTGGGTGTAGCGATACTTTCGCGTCGGTCTGGGTATGTTCATTTGCCGCGGCTTCGTGTTGACCTGGCGACAACGTCATGCGAAACAATCGCCGTTACAGCGAATAAATCGCGTTGGGTAAGGAGgagtttaaaactttttccatgaccgaattctaatttaaacatACATTTTAGTGGCAGTTAGGAAGAGCTTCCATTTAACTGATAAAGAATATGAAGTGGTAGTAAGCAATTGGTTACGACAAGCGAATTTACGTTATAATAGGCGAAATAAGGAAACTGCAGATGagataataaagaatattgTTATGTTCTTTTAGTATTCTTTCTTTCGTTTACTCGTCGCAATACGGAAAACGTAGTGCAAGAATCGCATCTcaaatatgaaacaaatttaaaaattttgtgttgcCATTTCtccatatatgtatattttatgtagttttgtacttttatgttttagttttatgtaggttatttaaattttagttaaatttctTAGTCTTGAACAATCATAAAAAGATGATGAAAGGGATCCCCAGCTTCTTCAGACTACAAGTAAAGAAGacctatttattttgtaaaagtcTTATTGTTATAAGTGAGACCACAtgttgtaaaattctttttatcaagaaaaataaacaattccaCGACTGTTGTACATCGTTTGTGGTACATTACttgttttattgtattatctGACATGTAAATTGTCATGTAACTGTTTTTGtaagttattttgtaatactGATAGTTTCTCttcataaaaagaattttacaacaTGTGATATCTCCAACAactaagataaaaaaaaatgttaaatatattattataattattattattaaatatattataggTATTCTTTATTTGTAGTCTGAAGAAGCTGGGGATCTCTGGCGaaacatcacaaatatatgtgtattaattgaaacaatgtttcgtttgagaaaaaaaattctttcggTTATTCATATATAAAcagaagtaaaaataattaaaagtacCACTAATATGatctaaatttaactttatatttaaatgacctacataaattattggaatgtttatgtttaatttgtttacaaataagaattttattttagttaccattttaatatattttgtatacatatttactaaatatatttaatgcaTACCTACTCTTATACTTACTTTATATGTCCTAATCAATGAGAAAACAGAATAGTAGAAATTATTGactgataattttgaaatttggtacagtaggCGGTAAGTAACAAGTATCGTACCATATCGtacttctattattatttttcctaCCTTAAGGTATGATTTTGTTGCAGCGTCCACCGTCTGCGCCCTGGGTGGTATGCTCAGAAATGCTTCCTCAGCATATGCATATCTTTTGAGGAAGCATGTATGAGCATCTTGTCCAGGATGCAGACGCTACACCTCAACGAAATTATATCTTTACATACATATCTACATCCCTGAAACGTCAACGAAACCtttcagaaattatttttaaatatttatgataCATACAATTAATGTAAtgtaaatgtaaacaaaacattacagaaataattcaaaaccattaatgaaacattttagtaGTGTACCGTAATTGTCAGCTGTATGTTGCAGAAACGTTTCAATAGAAACGGttcaataaaacataaaaagggTCGGACATTAGCAGTTTCAGACACGTTTCATCTATGTTTCAGAAATATGTCGAAGAAACGTTTCatgtttcaataatatgtatcAGAAATGTTTCTGAAACGCAAATTTGTTTACTGGGTGGGATGAGATGAGGCGAGACTGAGGAAATCAAGCCAGAGCAATTGTTAAACTGGATAAgagagataaaaataaaagagaaaaagatgAGGGAAATAATCGCTCtgtgaaaaaatttaaatcataaagAAAAAGAGTTTTAGAAggtaaattatttagattgaAGGTATGTGAATATAGGTTTGTATAAATTCTGAATTTGGTCATTAAGCaaagtaaagttattattattattatgtctATGGATTTCTAACAATTCCAATAGATCAAGTCTATAGCTTTTTTGGCATTTATGAATAAGTgaaatataatcaaaattaatgttatgtcCCGTTTCAACTCTATGtttgtaaatatttgattGAATTTTAGTTTTGTGTTCATTAATTCTGTTTTCCAGTCTACGGCCAGTTTGACCCACATAAATTCCGTTACAATTAGAGCATCCGATTGAATACACCCCACTCTCCTTGAGAACatcaaattgtttataatgataatTGGATAAAAGtttaagtagaaaattattGTTAGAAAAGGCTAAcgttatattaaattttttgaaaatatgtttagacTCCATAGTAATATGACTGAAAGAAATGGGTTTATAAATGGAAATGTTATCAGTTTTAGTGAATAAAGGatctttttgttgttgtattttattatgtaatttaCTAATGACATTAGAAGGAAAACCGAAATGATAAGCTAAGTTATAGATGTAATTAAATTCCTTTATTCTGTTGATCTCTGATAAAGGGTAATTAAGGGCTTTATTAATCAAGTATCTGAAATTAGCTAATTTATGTGACATGGGGTGGGAAGAATCAAATGGAATTGTGGTAGGAATAACTGTTGGCTTCCTAAAAATGTCATAAGTAATGGAATCAGAGTTATCTCTGGTAACAGTAAGATCAAGAAAGTTGAGAGTTTTATTCTCTTCAATTTCTAGTGTAAAGTTAAGTTTAGGAAATAAGCTGTTTAGGTAGTTATGAAAATCGTTTAGCTCGGCAGCACTCCCCTCCCAAACacaaaagacatcatccacaTATCGAATCCATTTATAAATATGGGTTTGAAAAGgattattgttgttaattatatatttattttcaacatgATCAAGGAAGATGTCTGAGAGAAGACCGGACAAGGGCATGCCCATAGGAAGTCCTTCACTGATATGGGAAAATTCATTGTTAAAAGAACAATAGTTTTGAGACACGACATgtttaagtaatttatttaaatgttctgtagtattattattattgaaaaaatctttaaaaattttagaaactaGGTTTAAAGTAAAATCAATTGGGACATTGGAATACAAATTTGTTACATCAAAGGATATTAAgattctatttttataatttaaatgttcAGTTTGTTCAATGaatttaatggaattattaATCGAGAATTTAGGTTTGAAATTTAtagttttgaaaatctttagtAAAAAACATGATATCTTTTCTGTGGGTGAGTTATTAAATGAAGTGATAGGCCGAATGGGCATGTTTATCTTATGTAGTTTGGGAAGCGAGTACAGTTTGGGAGTTTTTCGTACTCTTTATAGTTGTCGTTGATGATGGGGTAACCCGAAACTAGTAcgactttatataaataaacgcaagttagaagtttttatatggtttttatttgttgtacATGTTTTGTATATCTTCGATGCTGTATCCGTTATTGAGCCCTATTTTGcactgaaataaaataaagatcatTCATCGTTCATTTTGGttatatttaacaatttatctAAGTccaattgtaaataaaaactatttcacCTTTGATTATTTTATCAACCTTAGTGATTATTAACAGAAACTATTCTTTTACAGAAAAAAGTTTAACTGGACAGCAATATTTGGTGGAAGAAGAAACTGGATTTTTCAGCTTGCTGTCCTAATCCTCGGTGTTGTCGATTAGATAAATTGTTAATACTATTTCACCAATGCATGTGTTACTTTAACGGGGCCATGATGCGACATTCGTACTTTGTTAATTGTGGTTCTCCTACTTAGAAATTCTATGAAAAGCTCTGTAACAATCACGGCTGAATCTTTTTTACCGTGCTTTCTTATTTTAATCTCCGCAGTTTTATTCCAACTCCAAAATCAGTGTAAATCGCTTTCTGGATGAGGCAACAGAAAAGTATAACAAAGTCTACGTTTAACCACAAGTTAAACACAAGCctataaatattataagatGCCAATCCCATCTTTCTACTACTCAGTCACATCGCAAATCAGAGCCGAATTCTGAATAACACTTAAGTGAGTATCAAACAGTCTATTCATAGTAAATAATAGAACTAGcaaataatataaatctaaCACTAGAAATACGAAATGTGAAATACttcatatataaaaaaataagttgattACTTGTAATTACTAGCCAATGCCAATTAATGAATACCATTAACTAATCTTCTGGGACTGTTTCATTGACGCATTTACACAGTGGACAACACATTGACTATGAGCTATGAGTAATTATACTCATCTAGTATGAGTATAATTACCGTCTCCATAATAATACGGACACTCTCAACGCTCTCAGAACTGGGCATGAAACATTACGTGATGAATGTTGATTACCTCTTGATGTTGAGTACAAAAgtattacaaatattatttttttttttatttattataaataaaacaaatcgaTACTGGGGATAAAGTTTGCGTGACACGTTTCACACATCTTCCATCTACTAATGATGTACGCCGACTGGTTTTCAATAAACTggttcattttattttatctctaTTTCTAACACGCCATTTATTGATGTTCGCTAACAGTACAACTTTGAAAATCCTTTTAGtaatataataattgaaaaatgaacTTAGTAAAGGTTTCTCAATGTAGGTGCAACGCTAGTTCTCCGGTGCAGCTCGGAGAGCGTTTGGAAGTATGGTGTCAAGTCGTGGTGTTATGAGATACACTGCTTTAGATTGATGAATTTCGTAAATTTCtttatgataattttgaaaatttgggtAGATAGctaataattttgtttcacAAAAAGTTAAAGTAGTGTAAGAATGCCGGTTCTAGACCGGAAGTTGCTCCTGCTGCTCCTGCGGTGACGTCACGCCTCAATGTATTAGGTATAGGGGGGGATACCAACTAAAGTTTGGGgggaaaaaaattaggttggtattaaaagtaactagagatctagggatttttagaaaattaaatagaaaaatttaaatacaatggcGCCACCTAGATTTGAGTGGTGTAAGTAGGACTGAGTTATGCGCACTCTGGTGTGTGGTggataaataaaacacaaaataaataaataaaaattaatattatatttattttaaaacacaatttcttttcttcaaatttttttttaccatcaaccctaatatatttaaacatattaaagaCACTGAACCTCTGATGATCGAAGATGCATCTTTCATCGCTGTGGTTGTTGTAGGTTGATCTTGTTTTGCGGAGGTTCCTCCTCCTTTCTTaggatttttaactttaaaacttaCTTTAGGATCTGTCTTCAACCGGAGTAGttgataatgaaaattatttatttttcgaatATCAACTGGAGATGATGCTAATGTAGTATGTAGTAGTAGTAATCTCTAAGGTTTCAGCTGAAGGTGATGCAGTAACTGCTACGGTTGTttctccttcttcttcttcttctccgcTATCGCACAATGTTGtcgtaataaaaagaaagaagaggaAGACCGTTGTACTTGAAATTGtactaaacattttcttttatatcgcGATTTACGAACTAGACGAATTAGCAGCGGTTAAAAACGAACTGAATCGGGTCTTTCGAGTGCGACGGTTGTTAACGAATCGCAGGAAATATGCGGTAGGAAATGTGCGAAGATTAGATAAGAGGAAACTCGCTCGCAGATGATGAATAAGaataatacatttaataaaaaaaataatatatttaatgaataaaataaatttacctgacggactgttatatttttaaaatttaaatttgctgAGCGTTTAAAGGCGTGCCTCCCGTCGGCGTCGCTTGAATGCGCATGCGCAGGAAATTAggaatatttctaataaaatttcagCCAACTTAAATACGACTAACTCtattttgttaacataaaaatcCAGTTCATTtgctttattaaaacataatgTTATTGACATAGAGTTGTTTACAAACTGATCTATATTTGATTAATCATACCAGTTAAAGGAACATATTTGAAAACTCTATCATGTAAGATTAAACAGTAGAGCGAAGTAGCATTAGCTATCTCTTCACTCGTTTCAAATTCAATGCGAATATCAACAGTtccaacatttaaaatatcattttgccGTGAACAATCAACTACAATAATCGGTGTATGTGCTAAAAATGTATCTCTGTTAAACATTGGTTCTGCAAGTTCTCGATCGTAATAGGTTTTTGCGAAATTACAATACATTTCATATAAAACTGCAATTTGAcctgtcttaaaatttaaatttaaagcttCATAGGGATATTTCTCACTATTTAAAAACACTTTCATATCTGTTAAATTACAGTGGTCAAATTGTGATGCAGAACGTAACAGATTATCTTTTCTATTGATTTGAAACCCTAATATAAAGTATCTGGGTTTTTCTAATTGAGTAGATGTTTTAATTGTCCATGTGTGTTGTCTACTTTTTGGTAATGATGGGTATTCATGTAAATCAAATGATCTAAATCCCATGTCTAATTCAATTCCTTGTTCAATGTactctaaaagttttaaacgttCAACATCGGCTACAGAAACATGAGGGACTTTCcatactattttattaatagtaaTTATCACATTAGGTAAAAGATTTTCGATAACATTCTTGTCTGAATTACTGCGTACTAAAACTAATTCTTGACGgagatttatcaaaattttattataatcttcTGCGAAaccaagaaaatatttcaagggaacacaaaaatcaaaatctcctttattttcatttactttaaCATTTGGATATTCGAAACCTGCGTTAGAGGCATGGTAGTATTCCGATCTTGTTAATGagcaaagattttttaatgtgcTAGCTATTCCTGGATTTCTTACTCTGTCAATTACGTTCCCTCCACATTCAAATCGTACTTCACTAAACATATGAGCGATCGGATTTactgataattttgaatatttatcaACGGTTCCGTCATCTTTCAATAGTTTCCCTTGTACGTAAATAAAAGATTGACTTGGTAACGTGTAAACGTCCTGTTGTTGAATTGCAATACGAATTTCATCGCTATTGTTAAACGAATTTGATGAGTATGGTAAATGATTATGATACTGAATCCGTACGAGTGAATTATCAAATTCTACTTTATCCGAGACGTTTAAGATACTcatattgaatattattttattaattgtaaacCTAATGATTcaagaaattgtttgttttgaGGTGTTAACTGTTTCACAGTGTGAGGAGAACTAAAAGTATTGGTTTGATTTCGTGGGTTTATATAACCTTTCACCTTAAGAACCATTATTACTAGAGAGCTTTAAATGTAGTCTTATCTTGATGACTTCTCCTCTGAAATTGACCAACACTCCGTTTTGATCAACTATTTTAAgggtaatattattaattatttgtgtatTCAAAGgcatatatattaaattgtggGGAGTTTCTGATATTTTATAACCTTTAGGTACTGTAGGAAAAAATGAGTAGATAGTGTGCGCAGGTATGTCGTTGTGATAAGCTCCATGTGTTATGCTACATAGTACTTGTATagaatttactttaaatatatCTACAATATTGCGAGCTCTATGCGGGGATTTTATTGGGTCCAGTACATCTGTTTTATTAAATCCTAATATTGTTGAGATGGagttgtttatattaaaatcaatagttTTGTTACATGTGATCACTGCTTGTAGCGTATCCTCATTTGCTTGTAGGCTAAAGGTCACACCattaatattcttttctttaagttgtttattaatagCATTCGAAATGTGTATTAATTCATAAGATCCTGTTGGTAGTGCTATCAATACATTATCTATTTTTAAGCAATTGTTTGTTTCATCAATATTTGGAATTGAGTTGTAACCATCAAAGCTTACAAGTGCCAGTTCATATTGATAATTAGGATTCAGTTCTATTGCAGGGTGGTAATTTGCTGTTAGAACAGATGTTTTTCCTACTAAATCAAACGTCCACATCCTTTGATTGTTGAAGCTATAATGCGTCCGATAGtaagaaatttaaacataaataaccaCAATTACTTGTGTTATAGGTTTGATATTGATGgtgattatatttaataattacattatttcCAGCACTCTTGAAATAGTTCACAATTTCTTTACttggttttaaattaccaaaactatcaaaataagtaattatatTTCCCTTCTTAATATAGGCTGTCCAATGAGTGCCAGGCCCTTTCACACTATCCAAGTTAATAATACctctttcattattattaatacgtaTAGGCAATTTATCTCGCATGAATATCCCTCTAAACTCTGGTATTCccaatatttttacataacgCATCAAGTCAACGTTTGTTAGCGCTTTCTGCTGTTGTATGGTTTTTCTTGGCGtgtctttaaaaaaacacctaaTCCTTTTTTATATGGTTTTAAATATAGACCTTTACCTAAAGCTATTGATTCCATCGTTTGATTATGTCTTTGACTTTCCTTGAGGGCCGTTTGAGCTTGCTTCGCTTTATTGACAGCACTTATAACGGAAGCAGTGCCACCTGTTAAAGCTCCTAATGCACTTAAACCAGCAAAAATTGGAATGAGCGGAAGGATACCACCGCTCTTCGGAATTGTAATAACTCTAGAACGaggtttttttttgacaataccTTTTACGGCACGTAAAGCTAACTTTGCAGCAGATTTCAAATCAATAGTGCttgactcttttaattttattttagcatttttaacggctctattaaaagaaatggCTTTTCCACTTGCTCTTTTCTTCATGATCATCCAATCACTTCAATGGTCAACAGACAAATGAATATTATATGTTCAGATTCAGACTTATATAGGAGTCAGTTATACCATAAACATGAAAGTGATAAAACAATCTTacacattaaatattgatgatattgatAATCACTTCAATGGTCAACAGACAAATTAGAACATTatatattcaaaatcaaaCTGATATAAGAGTTAGTTATACAATAAACATGAAAGTGATAAAACAACCTTACACATTAAATGTTGATGATGTAacaatacaatttaataataataatcaatcacctcaaaacaaaaagcatagttatttatttccaaataatCTACGTTGCATAATATCCGGACCTTCTAACTCTGGTAAAACAAATCTGATAATTAGCTTATTACAGGACTATCctttaaaaatgtgtatgtGTATTCAAAGTCATTGTATCAAAgtaaatatgaatatttgagaaaattaCTACAGCCTATAAAAGGTTTAGGATATTATGAGTATAGCAGTAGTGATGACATAATGCATCCTTCCAAAGCGAATGAAGATTCGGTTTTTATATTTGATGATGTAGCATGCGATAAACAATCAATTATTCGTGATTATTTTTGTATGGGACGACATAAGGCAATagatagtttttatttatgtcaGAGTTACACGCATA is from Onthophagus taurus isolate NC chromosome 8, IU_Otau_3.0, whole genome shotgun sequence and encodes:
- the LOC139431231 gene encoding uncharacterized protein encodes the protein MSILNVSDKVEFDNSLVRIQYHNHLPYSSNSFNNSDEIRIAIQQQDVYTLPSQSFIYVQGKLLKDDGTVDKYSKLSVNPIAHMFSEVRFECGGNVIDRVRNPGIASTLKNLCSLTRSEYYHASNAGFEYPNVKVNENKGDFDFCVPLKYFLGFAEDYNKILINLRQELVLVRSNSDKNVIENLLPNVIITINKIVWKVPHVSVADVERLKLLEYIEQGIELDMGFRSFDLHEYPSLPKSRQHTWTIKTSTQLEKPRYFILGFQINRKDNLLRSASQFDHCNLTDMKVFLNSEKYPYEALNLNFKTGQIAVLYEMYCNFAKTYYDRELAEPMFNRDTFLAHTPIIVVDCSRQNDILNVGTVDIRIEFETSEEIANATSLYCLILHDRVFKYVPLTGMINQI